Within the Malus sylvestris chromosome 4, drMalSylv7.2, whole genome shotgun sequence genome, the region TTTGAgtgcagtcttgtcgtctgcctcggcacaacagAATAcccatggctgaagcggccagcatacatacgtaatgactcgtctggcttctggcgaataatgtacaagtcatccgcagagtgcaagcgatcagtttggaaaatgtgttgagaaacaaacagtttccttaattcctcaaatgagtctatcgtctcaggtggaagacggcaatactagtttagagctctgccagagagggtggaaaggaagaaaagacATCACTTTTTGTCTTTGCTCGGAATGGGTGTTAGGGATCcttcttgtaagagggccaggcctcggttggttccaatcaggtatctcagcttgtcgtttggccttcaacttgtttacttccttaaggagttgtaggacaagagggttctgagtggagttatgtaccactggtgctttttttttcgtaaatctccatctcctcttagaagtaggaaggtttaatcaagagcatgtgatttttccctggactcgccatactgacttccaaggtatgtatgtcggaacatctctgagtcccctataccttcgtgtttctctaggacttggtTCATTGATTTTCAAGCTTACATGGATGAGTTTGTCTTGaagttgctttaggaagtctcgacagtcgcgaaagacggctttcgatccttccattccttctgtaaggaggtgccttcctccacttcttctacttcgggtcgaagcagctgggttgagagaagtctcatgttggtcgccatttcgataagtagctcgctcctcaacaggaaaacccatgtcgagggcaaatgactctctgtgttggggggcacccagttgatggttgacttccacaagggtgatgagctcgtgtgttttagtatatctagcctcgtggagcatctcgaagaccttctcatactgcttttggaggatctcatttttcattgctatcttgttctTCTGAGCCTTCagctcatcaactttagcctgaagagcaaacttttgttcattttttcgttgcttcgcaccaggtgcgATGGGGTGTCGTTCTGcatgctgtggcttccttcgctccccatgttggagtgTCTGGTCAAaatagagtgtacgaatggtggaaaccaacttgacaaagctgaagagagtgggaatatgtgttgttcccacagacggcgccaaatgttgatgcacaaaatcagtgacaactttggtacaacataaagtgtcaagtttgtgacattcgctagattgctccggtcactagtgtggataagtatgtaaatggatagagacagagaagcaaacacaagatgtacgtggttcacccagattggctatgtccacagagtagaggagttctcattaattgtgaagggtttacacaagtacataggtttaagctctccttttaTCAgcactagtgaatgatttagtacaaatgacattaggaaatattgtgggagaatgatctccttttatagaagagagtttctagctttgttctgacattgacacatgttgtgttgtgattggcttctgatgttgacacgtgtcgcgctatgattggcttctgatgtcgacacgtgtcacaatgtgattggcctcctagttggagggaaattcttctgggtccttgaaggtataacgttaaccggtactcggtagtttcgggattggtcaagaaTGATACAAACACGTTTAATGGAGTTTGTAAGGTCTCTAGAAACTATATAacattgactcatatttcaattaattGTAAACATTGGAACGTGATATTAACGATTCAAATCGTTCATCTGTTTGCTTTCACTAAAGGATcctgttttcaaaaaagaaaatctgaaaaatgaaATCAGTGACATGAATAGAGTGTAAATAAAAATCCAtgtttaaatataaatttagcGTTTATGGATTATGGTGTCGGTATTCAGATTTGACCCCATCACGAAAGTTATAAAGCATGTCATTacaagtgattgtatattttttattaattttgcactcaaacaAGACACTATTCATGGGGTATTGGAGGGTTTAAAAATCTAATAACGATGTAACCATTGTCTGAGTGTAAATGATGCAATAACGAGCGTTTGTATATCCTTTCACATTTTTCGCACTtgtacattaattattatgaacttttttttttattttgaactcccactaaaaacattatttgtagagttttaaaaattcaaacaacgATGCACCCATCGTCAAAGCATAGACGATGCGATCAAGATCGTATGCATATTTTTtcacacttgtaaattaattattgtgaatttttttaacGTTCTTTGgtaattttaaattgttttggtttttttaatgTGCATTTTAAGAAACTAGTTTAATGATCAAAATGTCAAagcttgtttgtatatattctgagatcgcatacatcaaaatcgcaaaaaacaaacatttagagattaggTATCAGGACGAAATATTTCGAtagttataaatgaaaaatcatgatttaacagttattttagctccaattttgatgattttttacaactacactccttgatactataagaatacaatgaactaattcaatattcaatttaaaatatttacactagtggatacttaatcaatttaaaatacaattattttttACAGCCTCTAATTCCTTTTGCAAATACACAATCGCTTCCGACAATAACTAATCACCCTTGAAAATAGATAAATTACTATCGACGACCACTTATTGCCCTCGAAAATAAACAATTACCTCTACAATTTAAATACGCCCTTGGAAAAAAATATAACTATTATCGACGAATACAAGTTTCGTCATAAATAAATGTGGCGCCAAAATTTCCCTCCAAAAAATAGCTATTTCTGATGGCGATGTAACTCTTTTTCGAGGGTATTTTGGGTGTTGAAAATAGTAAATCTCTTGTCGACATATTTCCGACAACGCATAATTTTTGGGCGGAAACAATGGTTTTTCCGAGAGTATTTGTAGGCCCTCAGAAAAAGTTGGTTGCAAATGACCCTTTTTTTGTagttatcttatcttatcttattttattctatcttatccaacataatcttatcttttattctatcttatccaacataatctatcttatcttatctccaaCTACAAGGAggaatcctaatcacattccaacactttcTACTGATTTTTAGAgtcctaaaataattcaaaatgccAAAACCCTTTTCCTCCTGGATTCAACCGTTTCcccctatatatatgaaattcctACAGCTATTTAGGGGGTGCCATGCctaccattcatccattgaagttgctggaattttcagagttctttctatctttgttttaagtttcaatgtttattttagattgctttttagttatgatgaacatgtgtaactaagtttctcTTTAATTAGAGgtaaattcaaagccatgatcatatgttttatataaatttattacattgagttattgtttcataaaacataaatgtgatttacttatctgctttaaagaaaacttattcttgtatatttattaagggtgcacacttattTTGCATGCAgagatttgatgctagaatataagggaatttcacctaatcgttatgaacttatatttgcaagtagtaaaagtcagtagtcatgattgagttaagtaaattcttggcagaactatcatgcttttcatagttacgaaaactttgtcaatgcttatgattttcacagaacttaatgatctttgagatgtatctctatcatgcttttcatagttagggaacttgagaagaataatttggttgcgtcgctaagtccaattcaatgaacttaggaaaatctaagagttaattagtgttgttcacagttaatttggggcattgtcattcatggtttataggaagaataactgaaaattgttttttatgcatatgattcatgtgtggagaagaatcctttagctatccttttattcatatttcattcacaacttaatttacttgttgtcatttacttttgttttaatcaaattcgtccaaaatccccCCCTGTTattgttttgttgttagtttaacttagtttttagttttataagtttaatttgtgttgattagcatctcTTCTAATCCCCGaaatagaacgatccctacttactcgtACTACGATCgcataatttatagggtttaatttatgtgttagtttctaccacatcaatttttattttatttttctttaaaagagTGACATAAATATCTTCATAACAAATAATAgacaaatttaattacacacGAATGTGTGGGCATACGACCAgtagtaataataataagaagaagaagaacaacaacCACGGATAAATGCCATGTTTTATTTCATAATGCATTATGGATGAACATTTGTTTGAATTCGACGAGGCATGTTCTTTTTTGAGGATGACTGCTGATAGCATCTAAAGCAACAAATCTTAATCTTGCGGGGTGTCAAAGATGACAGCTATAGGGGTAGTAACATTATGCTTATCAGAAAACCATCTCAAGTATCCTTGACCGTATGGAACGCCATCCTTCCCAGCACCATCTTCTGCGATAAATTCGACATGGTATGTAATCTCCTGGTTAACCTCTGTGAATGTAAGAACCTGAGGATTCACACTCATTCCCATTTGATGAGGTACTAACAGATCCAAGTTGTAAGTTGACGTAGATGGGCCGACGTTCTTCACAGTCCGTGTATAATACTGAGACTGAGTCTGGTTCGGGCCTGCTTTAATAGAAAATGAAGGGTAATTGAGCTGTGCTTCTAGTATGACCCCGACCTCAGAGCATTTCACTGTTTGTTGTGTGATGATCTTTATTGCTGTCTCATTGTAATTCAATCCACACAAGTAAGGAAAGTAATCCTCAGGTTTTATGTCGAAGATAAGCCCCGGATCATTTGCCTTTGCAGGGTTGACATGGCCTCCACCAATTGCGAAAACATCCGCGGGTGTAAGATCTTGATCCACGATCGGTGTGCCTGCAAGATTTAGTACATCAGCGGTTGTCATGATGGCAGATTTGATTGCAGCTGGAGACCAGTCAGGGTGTGATTTCTTGATCAAAGCTGCAATGCCACTTAGGTGAGGAGTTGCCATTGAGGTACCAGAAATTATGTTAAATGTTGCCTTAGGATTAGGAAGTGTGGCATTGTCTACTGATTCAGGCCATGCTGCTAGGATGTCAACGCCGGGTCCAATGATGTCAGGTTTCAGAATTCCGGGGCTTGAAAGGCTTGGTCCTCTTGACGAAAAGGAAGCTACCTTGGGAGCAAGTGCATCTCCGATTATACTGCCATAGGTGTTGAGCTTCTCGTCTTGTGATTTTAGTATTCTGTCAGTGGTACTTGCTCCGACTGTGAAAATCCATGGCGCCTCATTTGATAAAGACTCATAATAGGGACCAGAATTTCCAGCTGCACAGCTGAAAAATATTCCTTTTTTAATTGCTGCAAATGCACCGATTGCAATGACATCATCGTAGAAAGGAAGTGAGGGGCCTCCAAGTGAAAGGGAAAGCACGTCCAAGCCATCTTCAACAGCGGCATCAAGACCAGCTAAGATGTCGCCATACCTACAACCAGTCCTATAACAGACTTTGTACATTGCCAAGTGAGCATAAGGTGCCATGCCAACAGCCGTGCCATTGGCCTCTCCAAACACGCTGGCACCTTCCACAAAATTTCCAGCAGCGGTGCTAGAAGTGTGGGTGCCATGGCCAACGAGATCAAATGGATTTCCTGTAATATTCCCCTCTTCTGCACCAACGAAATTTTGTGCACCAATGAGCTTGTTGTTGCACACTGTTCCATTGAAGTCGCACTTGCCCTTCCACGTAGCTGGAGGCGGGGATACTCCTTCATCACTGAATGAAGGATGATCGGGTCCAATGCCTGTATCCAAGAGTCCTATTATCAAACCTTCACCGTAATTTGCTTGTTTCCATAGTCCGTATCCTTGGTGTAACCCCAAGAAGTCAGGACTATGAGTAGTTAGCAAAGGAACCGTTTTCTCGAGATGAGCCGACAAAAACCCTTCTTTGTTTTCCATTGCTTTCACTTCCTCTGGTGTCAGTTTAGCTGCAAATCCAGTGACCACACTACGGTATGCATGAACGATCCTCTGCTGGTTTAAGTTTGTAGTAGTTTCAGGCAAAAATGACTGATACCAACTGTCTAAATCTGATTCTACAGAAAATTTCGAGGAGGCTGGCTTTTCAAGAAAAACAATGTAAGTTTGGAGGCTATTTTCTTCCTCTTGTGCAACTGCCCTTGAGAAGTAAAACATGATCAAAGTAAGACCAAGAAGATATATGACATGCATTGCTGCACCTTTTTCGTTCTCCATCTTTTAATTTGGTTGAAAGAAGAACTTGGAAGTAAAAAAGATGTGTTAGTCTACCATTTAAGTACCTATTTATATTAGATAATTGTGATTAGTAGAGATAAAAATGTGCTGGACTTAGTAATACTTGCAGGTGGTGGCGATGGAGCTTATGTAACCGTTCTTGCATAGTGCGTTGCCAACTGGTTTATAATTCTTGTTAAAACCTTAAGGATCCATTCAATAATAATTTGTTAGATACAAACATAATAACCTCGAACAGCGACAGCTGCAAAAATTCATTCTTGAGAAGTATTCTAGATGTTATAAATGTATTGTTTCCAAATATTAAATTCAAATCTGGTCAGTGACCCATACACCATCTTTATCCTGCTACACaactttgtttattttttgtcatcgaattgaataaatcataaaaaaaattaacaaaattaaacaaaggTATGTAGGAAGTGAAAAAGCCTATTTATATATTGAGTGGGTAATTACGTGTTTCATGGCACCATTTTCATTGTTTGCAAGGATTAAGCAATGAAATTGTATTAACCAAGCATATAAAGTGGCGTCACAGTCCACGTAACCCTCTAAATTCGATGTACATATATTAAAAGTAggagataatatttttttaggagACTAGAATAGGATAGAAATAAAGAAAAGTTTTTCTTTCTAATCCTATTATTTTGGGAGGGATGAAATTAGTAATTTACTTTTATACAATTTCATAGGTCAGGATGAGTCGGATCAACACCTAACCCGTAAGCTAACCCATCATAGTTAGGCCATTATTTGAGAAGACCTTACTCCGACTCATCCAACCCAACTAGTTTTGGTTTGGGTTTGACGGGTTTACGAGTTGAATATGGACTGAGTTTTGAAAATCTTGAGATTCTTAGAGCATAGGTCTTTTAGGCCATTTCCAACCGAAAAGTGCTAAACGTAGCCTCATCCAGAAATATAGcctgcaaaaaattatttttacataaACAGTGTCAGACCATACTCATATACTATTTCCAATCGAATGGGCTAAATATAGCCcactcaataatttattagtattaagtttatactttaaatttatttgttaattaattaaactacgTTGGATGGTTTCAAATCTAGTCggtgaatttgaatcaattattgcaaCTGAAGAGTTGGGTCCCAAAAAAGAGTTTGAGAGGGGAACTACAATTGGCCAGCCTGATGCCCATATGGCCAAATAATGGCCTGATAGATTCCAAAGAATTATAGCCGAGCATCGGTTGGAGGTGAGTTTCTGCACAAATTAGGCcattttttggcttttgaacCTTAAGCCATCTCCATTGGAAATGGCCTTAGCTCctcttgtttctttcttttctgtgTAGGTATCCCTGTCGCACTTACCCACAATTGGCCCAGCATACCGGAACTCTTCCTTCCTGGCTCATGTCTATATAGGACCACCCTCTTAAATTGAAAACAAGTACATTTAGAAACAAACTATTGAAAATGAAAATCCTAAATAAAATGGTTGGAAaacaagaaatgaaaaaaaaaaaaacgatgtgTGAAACAAAGTGAAAATTTGCATATGCTGTTAATGCTTGGTATGTATGGTATGGTATCAGTCGGGGAAACTAAAATGACTGATTTCGTCTAAAtgatattacaattaatatagGAAAGGATCCCCCAATTCTCCCTGGTGAAAGGTTTTTGTTCGTCAtgatttccaattaaaaagcaAAAATTTACTTTCAGATATTCATTGGGTGATGCTTTTGTACTATAATTATCATCAAGGGAGGCTATTATTTTCCAGGCCGTAGAgaaatcatgaaaaataatttgagaaagaaaatcctaaataaAATCGTTGGAaccaagaaatgaaaaaaaaaaaaacaatgtgtgAAATGAAGAGAATATTACATCAGaaaaaaagtttcaatttttactAATTTTTACCTAATTTTCAGTTTACTGCTATTATGATGCATATCATCTAACAATAAATTAGTCTTATACCtttgtttctcttttctttgttttcatgAGAAATTAATTGTCATTAGCAGTGTTTATACTATAtttagggccttcgtatttagacctcgtataaatactcgggggactcaaatgtaattatgtaataaatgaaggggcaaatatgtaataagtgaggagcccttattctattaaaggactcctcactctcctcattaggggaggtCAAGGTTTAGGCTATGGGAAGAGAAAACATCTCAAAGAGGGCAAAcatagaaaataggctagagagcacgtagcccaaacattggggtgaaccacgatacatctttgtgttcttgagcgtttgtgtgattcacgaCCGGATTTACATTGGTCCAAGATCCtccggattttgtgcatcaacatttggcgccgtctgtgggaaacgacacgaaaagctatgtcggttctctttcatttttttcatctcaccaccttgaatctgcagaaacccaagaaccaaacacCTGCATAGTCACTGCAAAACCCATGTGATGCCTAGTTGCTCTACCCGCTGGATTCTTCTTCAAAGTTCCCGCATCCTCCATTTGAAATCCAATTCTCGCGGTCGCAGAGGATTAGTGTAGGTTTCGGTGGCGAGGCCGGCCGACAAGGTAGTGGCGGAGCCGTTGAATCAGATTTGCTCGGCTCAACCTGATGGTGGAGGAGGACAACCTGCTGACTGTGGAGGAGCACAACCTGCTCAGCGATGCCTACAAGAACGTCATCAGCTCGCTCCGCGCCGCCTGGCGCATAATCTTGTTGATTGAGCAGAAGGAGGAAGGCCGCCGCAACGAGAAGTACGTGGCGTTTTCAAGCAGTACATATCCAAGGTGGAGACCGAGCTTTCCGCCATTTACGCCGAAATCCTGAAGCTCCTACAGTCGCACCTTATTCTTTCGGTTACCACCGGAGAGTCCAAGGTCTTCTACTTGAAGTACTTATGGGGCCCATTATAGAGAGGCAAAAATCTACCAGTCTGGAATAAGAACCAGCTAAATCCCATATAAGACTATTCTTCATCATCTTTATTACATTACTGTCTCGTTCAtcctttccaaaaaaaaaatggcgcCACGTGTTGGCTAACcgagttctctctctctctctctctctctctcgctcacgggaactgataggagcatatttatgcgacttagtgagcttgttcttgtgcatttacgttgtgttttcttagttaaattagtcttttaagctattttcatgtgttttcaggttttaagggcaaagtatgcaaagtagtgcattttggagccttttggagcaaaattgagcttggaatggatatcacatgcttggaacgaaaggaatggacgagattgaaggagtcctaattgaagaaggattacTAATCAACTGAGGAGTCCTAgtcaaagatggattcctagaagaatgaggattcctactcaaacaaggtttcctacttgaagtaggaaagttaagcctgaAGTTTCTTATTTTGGGTCGACCTTTCCTAAACCTAGATGGCCTTAAGTTTaagcaacattgaaggttttCTAAGCATTTTTGGATACAAAGAAAGGTTCTAGAACATTTTCCTAAAgtttcttattatgaacgtttaaaactcttgttgcttcttgtccacaacatcaaatgaaggaagagcttcttctacaatacttttacgagggacttctaccaattgaacgtcaaatgctagatgcctcagcaggaggagcattggtggacaagacccctacggctgcaaagactttgattgctaatcgagcgttgaatgctcaacaatacgaaggtgttggacaaagaaacaccccacggcaacaccaagtgaatgaggtaagtgccatttccgaacttcaaaatcaaatggctaaccttactactcttctttctcaggttgtggaaggacCAAAAGTACAAAAATGTGGCTACTTGTGGCGTatgctccatgcaaggacatctcacggacaagtgcccacaattgattgagaacggagggtgggagacactcaatgccgtgggttttgggcagcAATACCAACAAAGAAATGATCCATTTTCTAATACGTACAATCCGGGATGGagggatcatccaaatttcaaatgaagagaaccccaacaaggccaacaacaaagtgcatttgggcaacaacccccgggtttctatcaaaaacCGTTTGCACCCACACAACCTCAAGCACAACCCGCCCAAAACAAATCAGGTTCGTCTACtgataatgatcagatttttcAATTATTAACTTCTATGGCATAGGGTATGCAAACTaggacaaaaaggtggacgagttggagaaacaagtagggcaaattgcGGAGTTCATGGGACAAtttcgagagcaaggcaagttgcctagttcaaccgttgtgaatCCGAAAtgaggctttgaatctgccaaggcaatcatgctaaggagtggaaaagaagttggaactGATCCACAACCATCTAAATTAGCCAAAGAGAGGACAAGAAGTTGCAATTCGAAGAGGAGGATAAAGCCAaagccacggcaaggaaagaaGCACCCTTGCCGTAGCCTCCTACATCCCATAATCAATCCAATATGTCCAAATCAGGTAGGGAAGTTCCAATTGTGATTAATTCTAACgttgttcctccaaatgtaccttttcctcgtaggtttatgcaatcaaagaaggaggaggctgaaaaggacatcttggaaacgtttagaaaagttcaagtcaatatcacccttttggatgcaattaagcaagtcccgaggtatgccaagttttttaagGAACTTTGCACCACTAGGAAAAGGATTCGACCAAGGAAGTTGTAAAAGTAGGTGAAAACATCTTAGCCATTTTGCAACGCAAACTGCCCtctaaatgcaaagatctgggtagttttacaattccttgtgtcttTGGTAATACTagttttgaatctgccatgttagatttaggtgcatctataaatgtcatgccatattcaatttatgcatctataaACTTAGGagagttgaaaaatgatggtgtgaatatacaattggccgatagatctaatgcctatccaaaagGAGTtctggaagatgttttagtgcaggttaatcatttaatcttcccggcggatttctacgtgcttgagaTGGACAAGTCTGACCATGCCCcatcattgcccatcctccttggaaggccattcatgaaaacggctcggacaaagattgatgtgtttaatggaacATTGACGAtgaaatttgatggggaagtgattaatttcaatctttctgattctatgaAGTATCTTAGTGAGAATCATTCATGTTTTGCTATTGatgtaattgactctttggcacaggaccattttgacaaattgaaggacgatgcacttgaattggtcattgcacgAGGAATGGACATGCA harbors:
- the LOC126618100 gene encoding subtilisin-like protease 3 gives rise to the protein MENKEGFLSAHLEKTVPLLTTHSPDFLGLHQGYGLWKQANYGEGLIIGLLDTGIGPDHPSFSDEGVSPPPATWKGKCDFNGTVCNNKLIGAQNFVGAEEGNITGNPFDLVGHGTHTSSTAAGNFVEGASVFGEANGTAVGMAPYAHLAMYKVCYRTGCRYGDILAGLDAAVEDGLDVLSLSLGGPSLPFYDDVIAIGAFAAIKKGIFFSCAAGNSGPYYESLSNEAPWIFTVGASTTDRILKSQDEKLNTYGSIIGDALAPKVASFSSRGPSLSSPGILKPDIIGPGVDILAAWPESVDNATLPNPKATFNIISGTSMATPHLSGIAALIKKSHPDWSPAAIKSAIMTTADVLNLAGTPIVDQDLTPADVFAIGGGHVNPAKANDPGLIFDIKPEDYFPYLCGLNYNETAIKIITQQTVKCSEVGVILEAQLNYPSFSIKAGPNQTQSQYYTRTVKNVGPSTSTYNLDLLVPHQMGMSVNPQVLTFTEVNQEITYHVEFIAEDGAGKDGVPYGQGYLRWFSDKHNVTTPIAVIFDTPQD